One Bradyrhizobium sp. ISRA464 genomic window carries:
- a CDS encoding ATP-binding protein: MTADSNDHPATEPFVAHGPVRRGGSILLVLLIAAGIVAVAVWLMTIGRNQAQPYILGLLALLATFGLFNLFAFAAGIIRFSDRATDDPVMGRIADHAQEGLVVTDSRGHVVYSNAAYLALTGAAGPQDVRPVERVFIGNPDVSEAVFRLLKAAREGKRQQEEVRIAGHDGSQGRWLRLRVRPLGQGKRDGKYAVWSIADITRDRERQEDVFQELRHAIEYLDHAPCGFFSVNPAGEIAYVNATLANWLDYDLAEIGSGGLKLTDIVSGDGAALLTSIVPVPGEVKTEVFDIDLRMRGGRTVPVRLYHKLAFGADGAPGASRTLVISRARDEHSDPERAAEVRFMRFFDQTPMAIATVDRGGNVVGANARYAKLAQGLNGEGGTAKSIFRAVNSRDRGLLIAAINHAAEGQGDIPPVEVMLDGPKERFAQFFVTAVEKKDERDAETAIVYMLETTERRTLENQINQSQKMEMVGQLAGGIAHDFNNVLSAIMMANDFLLNAHKPTDPSFQDIMQIKQNATRAATLVRQLLAFSRRQTLRPQVLDLGDALSDLTMLLRRLIGEKVKLDLVHGRDLWPVKVDVSQFEQVIVNLAVNARDAMPDGGKLIVRTANVPTAEAAQLANKGMPAADYVKIEISDTGTGIPPEIIDKIFEPFFSTKDVGKGTGLGLSTVYGIVKQTGGFVYVDSRPGEGTTFRIYLPRHWPEQEVVPEAHAGNGAAKDPAVAAEAAKPKPDLTGQGTILLVEDEDGLRSLNARGLRSRGYSVIEAANGVEAMEAFDEKNGEVDLVVSDVVMPEMDGPTLLKEMRSRNPSLKIIFVSGYAEDAFEKSLPENQQFAFLPKPFTLTQLVAAVKETMTLQ; the protein is encoded by the coding sequence CGCGCCACCGACGATCCCGTGATGGGGCGCATCGCCGACCATGCGCAGGAGGGACTCGTCGTCACCGACTCCCGCGGCCACGTGGTCTATTCCAACGCGGCCTATCTCGCGCTGACCGGCGCGGCCGGGCCGCAGGACGTCCGTCCCGTCGAGCGCGTCTTCATCGGCAATCCCGACGTCTCGGAAGCGGTGTTCCGCCTGTTGAAGGCGGCGCGCGAGGGCAAGCGGCAGCAGGAGGAAGTCCGGATCGCCGGTCATGACGGCAGCCAGGGCCGCTGGCTGCGGCTGCGGGTCCGCCCGCTCGGCCAGGGCAAGCGCGACGGGAAATATGCGGTGTGGTCGATCGCCGACATCACACGCGACCGCGAGCGACAGGAGGACGTGTTCCAGGAGCTGCGGCATGCGATCGAATATCTCGATCATGCGCCCTGCGGCTTCTTCTCGGTCAATCCGGCCGGCGAGATCGCCTATGTCAACGCGACGCTGGCGAACTGGCTCGACTACGACCTCGCTGAGATCGGTTCGGGCGGCCTGAAGCTGACCGACATCGTCTCCGGCGATGGCGCGGCGCTGTTGACCTCGATCGTGCCGGTGCCGGGCGAGGTCAAGACCGAGGTGTTCGACATCGACCTGCGGATGCGCGGCGGCAGGACCGTGCCGGTGCGGCTCTATCACAAGCTCGCCTTCGGCGCCGATGGCGCGCCGGGCGCCTCGCGCACGCTGGTGATCAGCCGTGCCCGCGACGAGCATTCCGATCCGGAGCGCGCCGCCGAGGTGCGCTTCATGCGCTTCTTCGACCAGACGCCGATGGCGATCGCGACCGTCGATCGCGGCGGCAACGTGGTCGGCGCCAATGCACGCTATGCCAAGCTCGCGCAAGGTCTGAACGGCGAAGGCGGCACGGCCAAGTCGATCTTCCGCGCGGTCAATTCGCGCGACCGCGGTCTCCTGATCGCTGCGATCAACCATGCGGCCGAGGGCCAGGGCGACATCCCTCCGGTCGAGGTGATGCTCGACGGGCCCAAGGAGCGCTTCGCGCAGTTCTTCGTCACCGCCGTCGAGAAGAAGGACGAGCGCGACGCCGAGACCGCGATCGTCTACATGCTCGAAACCACCGAGCGGCGCACGCTGGAAAACCAGATCAACCAGTCGCAGAAGATGGAGATGGTCGGCCAGCTTGCCGGCGGCATCGCGCATGACTTCAACAACGTGCTGTCAGCCATCATGATGGCGAACGACTTCCTGCTGAACGCGCACAAGCCGACCGATCCGTCGTTCCAGGACATCATGCAGATCAAGCAGAACGCCACCCGCGCCGCGACTCTGGTGCGGCAACTGCTGGCATTCTCGCGCCGTCAGACGCTGCGGCCGCAGGTGCTTGATCTCGGCGATGCGCTCAGCGACCTGACCATGCTGCTGCGCCGGCTGATCGGCGAGAAGGTCAAGCTCGACCTGGTGCACGGCCGCGACCTGTGGCCGGTCAAGGTCGACGTCTCCCAGTTCGAGCAGGTGATTGTCAACCTCGCGGTGAACGCGCGCGACGCGATGCCCGACGGCGGCAAGCTGATCGTGCGGACCGCCAACGTGCCGACCGCGGAAGCCGCGCAGCTCGCCAACAAGGGCATGCCGGCCGCGGACTATGTGAAGATCGAGATTTCGGACACCGGCACCGGCATCCCGCCCGAGATCATCGACAAGATCTTCGAGCCGTTCTTCTCCACCAAGGATGTCGGCAAGGGCACCGGCCTCGGCCTCTCCACGGTCTATGGCATCGTCAAGCAGACCGGCGGTTTCGTCTATGTGGATTCCAGGCCGGGCGAGGGCACCACGTTCCGGATCTACCTGCCGCGGCACTGGCCCGAGCAGGAGGTCGTACCCGAAGCCCACGCCGGCAACGGTGCGGCGAAGGATCCAGCCGTCGCAGCCGAAGCCGCCAAGCCGAAACCCGATCTCACCGGGCAGGGCACCATCCTGCTCGTGGAGGACGAAGACGGATTGCGCTCGCTGAACGCGCGCGGCCTGCGCTCACGCGGCTACAGCGTGATCGAGGCCGCGAACGGCGTCGAGGCGATGGAGGCTTTCGACGAGAAGAACGGCGAGGTCGATCTCGTCGTCTCCGACGTGGTGATGCCGGAGATGGATGGGCCGACGCTGCTCAAGGAGATGCGCAGCCGCAATCCGAGCCTGAAGATCATCTTCGTCTCGGGCTATGCGGAGGATGCGTTCGAGAAGAGCCTGCCCGAGAACCAGCAATTCGCCTTCCTGCCCAAGCCGTTCACGCTGACCCAGCTGGTCGCCGCGGTGAAGGAAACCATGACGCTCCAATAG
- a CDS encoding TIM44-like domain-containing protein, with the protein MNFSQRTGGIVRAIAVAMALALPVVMTVSAADARVGGGGSRGSRTFSAPPSTNTAPGSVAPMNRTFSQPGSPNMGAPATNSGGLFGRPGMGRSLLGGLAAGFLGAGLFGMLFGGGLFSGLGGLSSILGLLLQIGLIVLVVRLAMSWWQRRNAPAYAGGPAAGAGPQPNYRSGFGFGLGGASSAPVEIAPADYETFERLLGEIQTAWSNEDIAKLHTLATPEMVSYFSKDLEENKARNVTNKVTNVKLLQGDLAEAWREGDSEYATVAMRYSLVDTMLDRGTGRVVDGSEQPEEVTEVWTFLRQRGGPWELSAIQQTN; encoded by the coding sequence ATGAATTTCTCGCAACGCACCGGTGGAATAGTTCGGGCGATCGCCGTCGCGATGGCGTTGGCGTTGCCTGTCGTGATGACCGTTTCGGCGGCCGACGCACGCGTCGGCGGCGGAGGCTCGCGCGGCTCGCGCACCTTCTCCGCGCCGCCTAGCACCAATACGGCGCCGGGCTCGGTCGCGCCGATGAACCGTACCTTCAGCCAGCCTGGCAGTCCCAACATGGGCGCGCCGGCGACGAATTCGGGCGGCCTGTTCGGCCGTCCGGGCATGGGCCGCAGCTTGCTCGGTGGATTGGCCGCCGGCTTCCTCGGCGCCGGCCTGTTCGGCATGCTGTTCGGCGGCGGCCTGTTCTCCGGTCTCGGCGGCCTGTCGTCGATCCTCGGCCTGCTGCTGCAGATCGGCCTGATCGTGCTCGTGGTGCGGCTGGCGATGTCGTGGTGGCAGCGCCGCAATGCGCCGGCCTATGCCGGCGGTCCTGCCGCCGGCGCCGGCCCGCAGCCGAACTACCGCTCCGGTTTCGGCTTCGGCCTCGGTGGCGCCTCGAGCGCACCTGTCGAGATCGCGCCGGCCGACTATGAGACCTTCGAGCGGCTGCTCGGCGAGATCCAGACCGCGTGGTCGAACGAGGACATCGCGAAGCTGCATACGCTGGCGACGCCCGAGATGGTGTCGTACTTCTCGAAGGATCTCGAGGAGAACAAGGCCCGCAATGTCACCAACAAGGTGACCAATGTGAAGCTGCTGCAGGGTGACCTCGCGGAAGCCTGGCGCGAAGGCGACAGCGAATATGCGACGGTCGCGATGCGCTACTCGCTGGTCGACACCATGCTCGATCGCGGCACCGGGCGCGTGGTTGACGGCAGCGAGCAGCCGGAGGAGGTCACGGAGGTCTGGACCTTCCTGCGCCAGCGCGGCGGCCCCTGGGAGCTTTCGGCGATCCAGCAGACCAACTGA
- a CDS encoding lectin translates to MNVVARIAIPACLALVVVAAPPALAQSADASFFVTSRGIGNGGNLGGLADADNHCQTLAQAAGFGAPKTWRAYLSTQAADGKPAVNARDRIGKGPWKNVKGVVIAKDVADLHSANNNLTKQTALSEKGEVINGVGDTPNRHDVLTGSQADGTAFPAGEDRTCKNWTSSTRGAAMVGHLDRKGLRDDEPSKSWNMSHPSRGPDGGCSQADLKSTGGDGLLYCFAAN, encoded by the coding sequence ATGAACGTCGTTGCGCGGATTGCCATTCCCGCCTGTCTTGCGCTTGTCGTGGTTGCCGCGCCGCCGGCGCTGGCCCAGTCAGCCGACGCCAGCTTCTTTGTGACCAGCAGGGGCATCGGCAATGGCGGCAATCTCGGCGGACTGGCCGACGCCGACAATCACTGCCAGACGCTGGCGCAGGCCGCGGGCTTTGGAGCGCCGAAGACGTGGCGCGCCTATCTCTCGACGCAGGCGGCCGACGGAAAGCCCGCGGTGAATGCGCGCGACCGCATCGGCAAGGGGCCGTGGAAGAACGTCAAGGGCGTCGTGATTGCGAAAGACGTCGCCGACCTGCACAGCGCCAACAACAATCTCACCAAGCAGACTGCCCTGTCCGAGAAGGGCGAGGTCATCAATGGTGTCGGCGATACGCCGAACCGCCATGACGTGCTGACGGGATCGCAGGCGGACGGCACCGCGTTTCCTGCCGGAGAGGACCGCACCTGCAAGAACTGGACAAGCAGCACGCGAGGTGCCGCCATGGTCGGGCATCTCGACCGCAAGGGCTTGCGCGACGACGAGCCGTCAAAATCCTGGAACATGTCGCATCCCTCGCGCGGTCCCGACGGCGGCTGCTCGCAGGCCGACCTGAAGAGCACCGGCGGCGACGGCCTGTTGTACTGCTTCGCGGCGAACTGA
- a CDS encoding glutathione S-transferase, with protein sequence MHYQLYYWPFIQGRGEYVRLALEDAGAGYTDVARDKGGTGAMMKMMEGHKGTPPFAPPFLKAGSLVIGQTANILLYLGARHGLAPKAEAGKLWVHQLQLTIADFVLEIHDTHHPLGPSLYYEDQKAPAKKRTEEFWKSRVPKYLGYFEDLVQANGGAFVTGRRVTYADLSLFQIIEGLRYAFPKRMAAFEKNIPRLVALRDRVTERPNIKTYLASKRRIAFNEDGIFRRYKALDL encoded by the coding sequence ATGCATTATCAACTCTACTACTGGCCTTTCATCCAGGGCCGCGGCGAATATGTCCGGCTCGCGCTGGAGGATGCAGGTGCCGGCTACACCGACGTCGCGCGCGACAAGGGCGGCACGGGCGCGATGATGAAGATGATGGAGGGCCACAAGGGCACGCCGCCGTTTGCGCCGCCGTTTCTCAAGGCCGGCAGTCTCGTGATCGGGCAGACCGCCAACATCCTGCTCTATCTCGGTGCGCGCCACGGCCTGGCGCCGAAGGCCGAGGCGGGAAAGCTGTGGGTGCACCAGCTCCAGCTCACGATCGCCGATTTCGTGCTGGAGATTCACGACACCCATCATCCGCTCGGGCCGTCGCTCTATTACGAGGACCAGAAGGCGCCGGCGAAGAAGCGCACCGAGGAGTTCTGGAAATCGCGCGTGCCGAAATATCTCGGTTACTTCGAGGATCTGGTGCAAGCCAATGGTGGCGCCTTCGTCACTGGCCGCCGTGTGACCTATGCCGATCTCTCGCTATTCCAGATCATCGAAGGCTTGCGCTATGCGTTTCCGAAGCGGATGGCGGCGTTCGAGAAGAACATTCCGCGCCTCGTCGCATTGCGTGACCGCGTCACCGAGCGACCGAATATCAAGACTTATCTTGCGAGCAAGCGGCGGATTGCATTCAACGAGGACGGGATCTTCCGGCGCTACAAGGCGCTGGATTTGTGA
- a CDS encoding GFA family protein, whose amino-acid sequence MPDSKTYTGGCHCGQVRFECTTDMAVVTACNCSICTKKGLHFVFLAPSSFQLRAGGENLKEYLFNRHVIRHQLCIDCGVDVFARGKKPDGSDVVAVNVSCIDGIDLSKIAMTPVDGRSR is encoded by the coding sequence ATGCCTGACAGCAAAACCTATACGGGCGGCTGCCATTGCGGCCAGGTTCGTTTCGAATGCACCACCGACATGGCTGTCGTCACCGCCTGCAACTGCTCGATCTGCACCAAGAAGGGCCTGCACTTCGTTTTCCTGGCGCCGTCGAGCTTCCAGCTCCGTGCGGGCGGCGAGAATTTGAAGGAATATCTCTTCAACCGCCACGTGATCCGCCACCAGCTCTGCATCGATTGCGGCGTCGACGTGTTCGCGCGCGGCAAGAAGCCCGACGGCAGCGACGTGGTGGCCGTGAATGTGAGTTGCATCGACGGCATCGACCTGTCGAAAATCGCGATGACGCCCGTGGATGGGCGGAGCCGATAG
- a CDS encoding isoprenylcysteine carboxylmethyltransferase family protein: MIAKLLLQNTAFVIGMGALLFASAGTLQWPGAWAYLIASAVLGPAGGVWLARVDPGLLAERMRLMGREEQPAADKYFMLVLVILVVIWLVAMGLDRRFDGAKAGTPLMLLGLVLYLISMVLILWVFRTNSFAAPVVKVQAERDHRVISTGPYALVRHPMYASIMLFFIGVPLMLASWWGLAFVPVFFLMFAVRTRIEERTLAAGLPGYADYATRVRYRLVPGLW, from the coding sequence ATGATCGCCAAGCTCCTCCTGCAAAATACCGCCTTCGTCATCGGCATGGGCGCGCTGCTGTTCGCGTCTGCCGGCACGCTGCAATGGCCCGGCGCGTGGGCCTATCTCATCGCCTCCGCCGTGCTCGGTCCGGCCGGCGGCGTTTGGCTTGCCAGGGTCGATCCCGGGCTGCTTGCCGAACGCATGCGCCTGATGGGGCGCGAGGAGCAGCCCGCCGCGGACAAGTACTTCATGCTGGTGCTTGTCATTCTTGTCGTGATCTGGCTGGTCGCGATGGGGCTGGATCGGCGGTTCGACGGCGCCAAGGCCGGCACCCCGCTGATGCTGCTCGGCCTCGTCCTGTACCTGATCTCGATGGTCCTGATCCTCTGGGTGTTCCGCACCAACTCCTTCGCCGCGCCGGTGGTGAAGGTGCAGGCCGAGCGCGATCATCGTGTGATCTCGACCGGTCCCTATGCCCTGGTGCGGCATCCAATGTATGCAAGCATCATGCTGTTCTTCATCGGCGTGCCGCTCATGCTCGCCTCATGGTGGGGCCTTGCCTTCGTGCCGGTGTTCTTTCTGATGTTCGCGGTTCGCACGCGCATCGAGGAGCGCACGCTGGCGGCGGGACTGCCCGGCTACGCCGACTATGCGACGCGGGTGCGTTATCGTCTGGTCCCGGGGCTCTGGTGA
- a CDS encoding metalloregulator ArsR/SmtB family transcription factor — translation MTSTMQLTNVLKTLADPTRRAVFEQIAQEGEIAATGLVRGSKVSQPAVSQHLRALRDAGLVAERRDGRHIHYRVAPKGLGPLIDWLGHYQTFWAERFANLEKLLKETE, via the coding sequence ATGACCAGCACGATGCAGCTCACCAATGTGTTGAAGACCCTCGCGGACCCGACGCGGCGCGCGGTATTCGAGCAAATCGCGCAGGAGGGTGAGATCGCCGCGACCGGACTGGTGCGCGGCTCAAAAGTGTCGCAACCGGCGGTGTCGCAGCATCTGCGCGCGCTGCGCGACGCCGGTCTCGTCGCCGAGCGGCGCGACGGACGGCACATCCACTATCGCGTGGCGCCCAAGGGGCTCGGCCCGCTGATCGACTGGCTCGGCCACTACCAGACGTTCTGGGCCGAACGGTTCGCGAACCTCGAGAAACTTCTGAAGGAGACCGAGTGA
- a CDS encoding SRPBCC domain-containing protein: protein MSEKHAITVEKVLPYTAEKIWRTLTTSETIAKWLMPNDFVAAVGHKFYFRTTPLGDWDGIVHCEVLDCDPPHLLRYSWKGGADSNPAYGSKLDSVVTWTLTPVEGGTHLRMVHDGFVFPGNQIAFDMMSPGWGRVLDGIARVTGEAGG, encoded by the coding sequence ATGAGTGAGAAGCATGCGATCACGGTCGAGAAGGTGCTGCCCTATACGGCGGAGAAGATCTGGCGGACGCTGACGACGAGCGAGACGATCGCGAAGTGGCTGATGCCGAACGATTTCGTCGCCGCCGTCGGCCACAAATTCTATTTCCGCACCACGCCGCTGGGCGACTGGGACGGCATCGTGCATTGCGAGGTGCTCGACTGCGATCCGCCGCACCTGTTGCGCTATTCCTGGAAGGGCGGCGCCGACAGCAATCCCGCCTACGGCTCGAAGCTCGACTCGGTCGTGACCTGGACGCTGACGCCGGTCGAGGGCGGCACCCATCTGCGCATGGTGCATGACGGCTTCGTCTTCCCGGGCAACCAGATTGCCTTCGACATGATGAGCCCGGGTTGGGGCAGGGTGCTCGACGGCATCGCGCGCGTCACCGGCGAAGCCGGAGGCTAG
- a CDS encoding fumarate hydratase, whose translation MNAPTAFPDQQKPVPPYKHTPLFPLGADTTPYKKVTSEGVRVEKVLGKDMLVVSREALRALSEAAFGEINHYLRPGHLKQLRSILEDKEASDNDKFVAFDFLKNANIAAGGVLPMCQDTGTAIIMGKKGCNVITDGDDEAALSEGARDAYLRRNLRYSQVAPLSMYEEKNTANNMPAQCEIYAEGDDAYKFMFMAKGGGSANKSFLFQATPSVLTKDRLLAFLKEKVLTLGTAACPPYHLAIVIGGTSAELCMKTVKLASARYLDALPTHGSADGNAFRDLEMEQEILKMTQSLGVGAQFGGKYFCHDVRVIRMPRHGASLPIGLGVSCSADRQVLGKITKDGVYLEELEHNPAQYLPAVEQSLGGEVVKIDLNTPMKEILATLSQYPIKTRVSMTGTMIVARDAAHAKLRERLEKGEPLPDYFKNHPVYYAGPAKTPDGYASGAFGPTTAGRMDSFVDQFQAAGGSMVMVAKGNRAVAVREACKKHGGFYLGSIGGAAANLAEHCIKKVEVLEYPELGMEAIWRIEVVDFPAFIIIDDKGNDFFKELNLG comes from the coding sequence ATGAACGCCCCCACCGCCTTTCCCGACCAGCAGAAGCCCGTTCCGCCCTACAAGCACACGCCCCTGTTCCCGCTTGGCGCGGATACCACGCCCTACAAGAAGGTCACGAGCGAGGGCGTGCGGGTCGAGAAAGTCTTGGGCAAGGACATGCTGGTGGTGTCGCGCGAGGCGCTGCGGGCGCTCTCGGAAGCGGCCTTCGGCGAGATCAACCATTACCTGCGTCCGGGCCACCTGAAGCAACTCCGCTCGATCCTCGAAGACAAGGAAGCCAGCGACAACGACAAGTTCGTCGCCTTCGACTTCCTGAAGAATGCCAATATCGCCGCCGGCGGCGTGCTGCCGATGTGCCAGGACACCGGCACCGCGATCATCATGGGCAAGAAGGGCTGCAACGTCATCACCGATGGCGACGACGAGGCTGCGCTCTCCGAAGGCGCGCGCGACGCCTATCTGCGCCGCAATCTGCGCTACTCGCAGGTGGCTCCCTTGTCGATGTATGAGGAAAAGAACACCGCCAACAACATGCCGGCGCAGTGCGAGATCTACGCCGAGGGTGACGACGCCTACAAGTTCATGTTCATGGCGAAGGGCGGCGGAAGCGCCAACAAGAGCTTCCTGTTCCAGGCGACGCCCTCGGTGCTGACCAAGGACCGGCTGCTTGCGTTCCTGAAGGAGAAGGTGCTGACGCTGGGCACCGCGGCATGCCCGCCCTATCACCTCGCGATCGTGATCGGCGGCACCTCGGCCGAGCTCTGCATGAAGACGGTGAAGCTTGCCTCCGCGCGCTATCTCGACGCGCTGCCGACCCACGGCTCGGCCGACGGCAACGCGTTCCGCGATCTCGAGATGGAGCAGGAAATCCTCAAGATGACGCAGAGCCTGGGGGTCGGCGCGCAGTTCGGCGGCAAGTATTTCTGCCACGACGTGCGCGTGATCCGCATGCCGCGCCATGGCGCGTCGCTGCCGATCGGGCTCGGTGTGTCCTGCTCGGCCGATCGCCAGGTGCTCGGCAAGATCACCAAGGACGGCGTCTATCTCGAGGAGCTCGAGCACAACCCGGCGCAGTATCTGCCGGCGGTCGAGCAGTCGCTCGGCGGCGAGGTGGTCAAGATCGACCTCAACACGCCGATGAAGGAGATTCTGGCGACGCTGTCGCAATATCCGATCAAGACCCGGGTCTCGATGACCGGCACCATGATCGTGGCCCGCGACGCCGCGCACGCCAAGCTGCGCGAGCGGCTGGAGAAGGGCGAGCCGCTGCCGGATTATTTCAAGAACCATCCGGTCTATTACGCCGGTCCCGCCAAGACGCCCGACGGCTACGCCTCCGGCGCGTTCGGCCCGACCACGGCGGGGCGCATGGATTCCTTCGTCGACCAGTTCCAGGCCGCGGGCGGATCGATGGTGATGGTCGCCAAGGGCAACCGTGCGGTCGCGGTGCGCGAGGCCTGCAAGAAGCATGGCGGCTTCTATCTCGGCTCGATCGGCGGTGCTGCGGCGAACCTCGCCGAGCACTGCATCAAGAAGGTCGAGGTGCTCGAATATCCCGAACTCGGCATGGAGGCGATCTGGCGCATCGAGGTCGTCGACTTCCCGGCCTTCATCATCATCGATGACAAGGGCAACGACTTCTTCAAGGAATTGAACCTGGGTTGA
- a CDS encoding DUF429 domain-containing protein produces the protein MRVTGLDGFSMGWVAVTIDGDRQTISFHANIADALAAPFDRAGIDIPIGMTNDGVRDCDLLARDRLRPHGSRVFTGARRWLWQEFRDPDKANEDALRRGQARVSRQLWHIGIKIMEVDAFMRADRTRDIREVHPELVFLRLNGGKPLAPKKSEEGDALRRRLLKRSGFREIDRWLTKTRIGTGAKRDDVLDACAVALAACEPHGCIPEGTPLSDACGLPMQIWF, from the coding sequence TTGAGGGTAACAGGCCTCGACGGGTTCTCCATGGGCTGGGTCGCCGTCACGATCGACGGCGACCGGCAGACGATCTCCTTCCACGCTAATATCGCGGACGCGCTGGCCGCTCCGTTCGATCGTGCCGGCATCGATATTCCGATCGGCATGACCAACGACGGGGTGCGCGATTGCGACCTGCTTGCGCGCGACCGGCTGCGGCCGCACGGCTCCCGCGTGTTCACCGGTGCGCGGCGCTGGCTGTGGCAGGAGTTTCGCGATCCCGACAAGGCAAATGAGGACGCGTTGCGCCGTGGGCAGGCGCGGGTCTCGCGTCAGCTTTGGCACATCGGGATCAAGATCATGGAGGTCGACGCCTTCATGCGCGCAGACCGCACGCGCGACATCCGCGAAGTGCATCCCGAACTGGTGTTCCTGCGGTTGAATGGCGGCAAGCCGCTGGCGCCGAAGAAGTCGGAGGAGGGCGATGCCCTCCGCCGCAGGCTGCTCAAGCGGAGCGGCTTTCGCGAGATCGATCGCTGGCTGACCAAGACGCGGATCGGCACCGGCGCGAAGCGCGACGACGTGCTGGATGCTTGTGCCGTTGCGCTGGCCGCATGTGAGCCTCATGGCTGCATTCCCGAAGGGACGCCGCTAAGCGACGCGTGCGGGTTGCCGATGCAGATCTGGTTCTAG
- a CDS encoding septation protein IspZ: protein MKSVLAKLASDFLSTIVFLVVYLTTDNVLLATGVAIAGAIARAVYSRIKGEALGFMTWASLALVIVLGTATLLTHDPRFVLAKPAIAHFAIGAIMLKRGWMLRYMPPRVTEVIPEYVTVAGYAWAVLMFALGAGTIAVAATGDVRLWATYVTVVAAGAKITAFAIQYLAFRILITNRLRAAARA from the coding sequence ATGAAGAGCGTATTGGCCAAGCTCGCGAGCGATTTTCTCTCCACCATCGTGTTTCTGGTGGTCTACCTCACCACCGATAATGTGCTGCTCGCCACCGGCGTTGCGATCGCAGGCGCGATCGCGCGGGCGGTCTATTCGCGGATCAAGGGTGAGGCGCTGGGCTTCATGACCTGGGCCAGCCTCGCGCTCGTCATCGTGCTCGGCACGGCGACGCTGCTGACCCACGATCCCCGCTTCGTGCTCGCCAAGCCCGCCATTGCGCATTTCGCGATCGGCGCCATCATGCTCAAGCGCGGCTGGATGCTGCGCTACATGCCGCCGCGAGTGACCGAGGTGATCCCGGAATATGTCACGGTCGCAGGCTATGCCTGGGCTGTGCTGATGTTCGCCCTCGGCGCGGGCACGATCGCCGTTGCGGCGACCGGCGACGTCAGGCTGTGGGCGACCTATGTGACCGTGGTCGCAGCCGGCGCCAAGATCACCGCCTTCGCGATCCAGTACCTCGCCTTCCGCATCCTGATCACGAACCGGCTGCGCGCCGCCGCCCGCGCCTGA